The Arachis duranensis cultivar V14167 chromosome 2, aradu.V14167.gnm2.J7QH, whole genome shotgun sequence genome has a window encoding:
- the LOC107473505 gene encoding UPF0481 protein At3g47200-like, whose product MRNLFSQDVIKDYNDRKLADMLFVDGCALLYFMDNVDEQHPEKLTLKLDQLMYIWRDIILLENQLPMELLELLSDKPMSELTKLFFKFLFMCLTRRNQEDSNELKPAHLLDYIRLFHTFGSSLSPQVKPSLLDRSISFMYAMISRLFKKEETLPLSWHRYKNIRDLRNVGIRVEANKTSEWKWSNVSFTSKLFSGKLMLPGIVVDDVAPYFYHNMIAYEMLPDFPNNYEFCSYFSLMDSFIDDAEDVKELRVAGVLQNMLGSDEEVAKLFNELKGVLPAKMFNYSSSVVGYSNKYIQIKEQIDKHYGNKWKTCWLAQLRSTYFNTPWSCIAFLAAVLALLLTSIQTWYTVHPKQNS is encoded by the coding sequence ATGAGGAATCTGTTCAGTCAAGACGTGATTAAAGATTACAATGACAGGAAACTGGCTGACATGTTGTTTGTGGATGGATGTGCTTTGTTGTATTTCATGGACAATGTTGATGAACAACATCCAGAAAAATTGACCCTAAAGCTTGACCAATTGATGTATATATGGAGAGATATTATTTTGTTGGAAAACCAACTTCCAATGGAGTTGCTAGAACTTCTGAGCGATAAGCCTATGAGTGAGTTGaccaaattatttttcaaatttctatTCATGTGCCTAAcaagaagaaatcaagaagattCAAATGAACTCAAACCAGCTCATCTTCTGGACTATATTCGCTTGTTTCATACATTTGGGTCATCGCTTTCTCCTCAGGTAAAGCCTTCTCTACTTGATCGCAGTATTAGCTTCATGTACGCTATGATTTCTAGATTATTCAAAAAAGAGGAAACTTTACCTCTTAGTTGGCATAGATATAAGAACATAAGGGATCTTAGAAATGTAGGAATTCGGGTGGAAGCAAACAAAACTTCTGAATGGAAATGGAGTAACGTATCTTTCACCTCCAAATTGTTTAGCGGAAAATTAATGCTTCCAGGGATCGTAGTTGATGATGTGGCTCCTTATTTCTATCACAATATGATTGCATACGAAATGCTTCCGGATTTCCCCAACAACTACGAGTTCTGTTCCTACTTCTCTCTGATGGATTCATTCATTGATGATGCCGAGGATGTGAAGGAGCTAAGAGTAGCTGGTGTTCTCCAAAACATGCTCGGAAGTGATGAAGAAGTGGCGAAACTATTCAATGAATTAAAGGGTGTGTTGCCCGCTAAAATGTTCAATTACAGCAGCAGTGTCGTGGGATACAGCAATAAATATATTCAAATCAAGGAACAAATCGATAAGCATTACGGAAATAAATGGAAGACTTGTTGGTTGGCTCAATTACGCAGCACTTACTTCAATACCCCATGGTCCTGCATTGCCTTTCTTGCTGCTGTGTTAGCATTGCTTCTCACTTCTATCCAGACATGGTATACTGTGCATCCTAAGCAAAATTCTTAG